The DNA window GCCCGGCGCCCCGCTCGATGTGCGCGCTGGATTCGCCAATCAGCCCACGGATTTCACCGGCCGCGGTGGCGCTGCGCTGCGCCAGCGCCCGCACTTCGCTGGCCACCACGGCGAAACCCCGGCCCTGCTCGCCAGCACGTGCAGCTTCGACGGCGGCATTGAGCGCGAGAATGTTGGTCTGGAAGGCGATGCCCTCGATGGTAGAAATGATCTGGCCCATCTTGCCCGACGACTGCGCAATGGCCTGCACCACCGTACCCACCTGGGCTACGGCTTCGCCGCCACTGCGCGCCAGCTCGGCACTGCGCTCACTTTCTTTTTGCACCTGCTGCGTGGTTTCCGCCGATTGGCGCACCGTGCTGGACAATTCTTCCATCGAGGCCGCTGTTTCCTCCAGGCTGCTGGCCTGCGATTCGGTGCGCTCGGACAGGTCTTGCGCGCCCTGCGCAATGCCAGACGAAATGGAGCCGAAGGCCCTGATTTCCTGGCGCGCATCGCCCACCACGGCGCGCAAATTGAGGTGGATGCGCTGCAGGCGCTCCAGCAGCCGCTCCACGGGGCTGTTGCCTTCCACGGGGCTTTGTGGCTGGGCCAGATCACACCCGGCGATCTCGGTCATCAACTGCTCGGCGTCGGCCAGCGGCGCGGCAACAATGCACTGAAACCGCCACAGCATGAACGCGGACAGCGCCAGCAGCACCACGGCCTGGCCGATCATCACCTCGGGGCCCGCCCAACCCAACAGGCCCGGCGCGAGCGCGGCCACCAGAATGGGAAGCAGCAGCGCAACGAGGCGCTGCGTGAGGCCGAAACGCTGCAGCTTTCCCAGTTGGTTGCGCAAGCCGGGACGGCGCACGCGCCCGGCATGCAGCCAGAAACTGCTGGCCCCGCGCTCCCGTTCCTCGCGGATCTGGGCGTACAAGGCCTCGGCGGCGCGCACCTCGTCGCGCGTGGGCTTGACACGCACCGACATGTAGCTGCGCGGCTTGCCGGCCACCATCATGGGGGTGACATTGGCGCGCACCCAGTAGAAGTCGCCGTTCTTGCGCCGGTTCTTCACGATGCCGGTCCAGTTGCGGCCCCGGCCGATGGTGGCCCACAGATCCTTGTAGGCCTCGGGCGGCATGTCGGGGTGGCGGATCAGGCTGTGCGGCTGGCCCATCAACTCCTCCATGGAGTAACCGCTGACACGCGCAAAGGCGGCATTGCAGTGCGTCATCACACCCTTGGCGTCAGTCGTCGACATCAGAAGCTCTTCGCCTGGGTAGTCGTATTCGTGGGAGGTGACGGGCAGGTTGACGCGCATAGATTCAAGACTCGTGAAAAAATGAAAGACACCAGCACCAGCCACTCCGGAGGCACCCCTCCAACGCACCCGCACCGTGTATTGCTACGCTCTTTTTATCTGCAAGCAGAGGAAACAGATGGTCACATATTCCGCAGAATATTGCGTTATCAGTACCACTTGACTGGCGTCATGCAACACATTTTCTTGACCTAGAACAAATCTGCCGTCCTGGGGCCCGGCGACGTGGAGACCTCTGCAGGGTTTGTGGCAACTTCCTCGTCCAGTCGCACCAGCCCTCCCACCCGCACGCCCAGCAGCCGCAAGCGCCGCTCCAGCGGTACACGCTTGAGGCACAAACCCGCCGTGCGGCGAATGGTGACGGCGTCCTGCGTGGGTTCGGCAATAGTCTGGTCGCGGGTCACGCTGCGAAAGTCGTCGTAGCGTAGCTTGATGCCAATGGTTTTTCCTGCATACCCCTTGCGCTGCAGATCGGCCGCCACGCGCTGGCACAGGTCGGTGAAGATGCGCCCCAGCTCAGCGCGGTCGCGTACGGCGTGCAGGTCGCGCTCGAAGGTCGTCTCGCGGCTCATGCTCACGGGCTCACTCTCGGTCACCACGGGGCTGTCGTCCTGGCCCCAGGCCGCGCGGTGCAGCCACGCCCCGGTAGATTTGCCAAACTGCGCAATCAACCACTGCGGGTTCTGCGCGGCCAGATCGCCAATGGTCTGCACGCCCAGTGCCGCCAGCTTTGCACCCGCCTTGGGGCCAATGCCGTTGACCTTGCGCACGTTGAGCGGCCAGATCAGCGTCTGCAGGTCGGTCTCGTAAACGATGGAAATGCCGTTGGGCTTGTTGAACTCGCTGGCCATCTTGGCCAGCAGGCGGTTGGGCGCCACGCCGATGGAGCAGGTCAGCCCGGTGCGTTCAAAAATGCCCTTCTGGATGAGGCGGGCCAGAACGCGCCCGCCTTCGCGCTGGCCACCGGGCACATCGGTAAAGTCGATGTACACCTCGTCCACCCCCCGGTCCTGCATGACGGGGGCGATCTCGGTGATAGTGCTCTTGAAAAGCCGCGAATATTTGCGTATTTCGTCAAAATCCACCGGCAGCACGATGGCCTGCGGGCACAGCCGGGCGGCTTTCATCATGCCCATGGCCGAGCCCACGCCAAACTGGCGCGCCGCATAGGTCGCTGTGGTGATGACGCCCCGGCCCACATAGTCTTTGAGTCGCGGGAAATCAGCCACCGGGATGAAATGCGGCTCGCGCAGACCGGCGCCGTCCGGGCTTTGCAGCAGCAACTCGTCGACCGCGCGCCGCCCGCCGCCGATCACCACCGGCAAGCCCTTGAGTTGCGGATAGCGCAGCAACTCGACAGATGCAAAAAATGCATCCATGTCGAGGTGGGCGATGCGGCGCAGAGGCTGCCCGGGGTTTTCAGAAGAGGGCGATACAGCGGGAAGGGGCACCCTGCCATTGTCGGCCAATGTGCGTGGTGCTTGCCCCGCGCGGTCAGGACCGGCGCCGCCGGGGCACCACGCTCAGCGGCACGCTTTCAAGCACCGGTGCAGCGCCGATCTGCAGCGCACGGCGCGGCAAGTCCACCAGTTGCTCAGGATGCCAGACGCGCAGTTGCGCAGCTCCTTCGGGAATCTGGTCGAAGCGGGCAATCCCGTCGGCATCGGTCTTGAGGGTATAGGCCGAATCGGTGACGAACAAATGGCCGCGCATCGAACCATGCAAGTGGCAGCCCAGCAGCACGGCGCCTGGCTCCTGTACGACCACATCGGCCTCACCACCCGTGGCGTCGGCTGTGGCACCGGCCAGGCGCATCTCGAAGTTCGTGCCTAAAGGCGCGCCAGGGACATTGTTCACCGCCGCCGTTCCCCGGATATGGTGGTCCCAGCGATCGAGGTTGGTGAAACGTACCCGGCTCCCAGGGGCCACCACGGTGACCA is part of the Simplicispira sp. 125 genome and encodes:
- a CDS encoding PAS domain-containing methyl-accepting chemotaxis protein, whose amino-acid sequence is MRVNLPVTSHEYDYPGEELLMSTTDAKGVMTHCNAAFARVSGYSMEELMGQPHSLIRHPDMPPEAYKDLWATIGRGRNWTGIVKNRRKNGDFYWVRANVTPMMVAGKPRSYMSVRVKPTRDEVRAAEALYAQIREERERGASSFWLHAGRVRRPGLRNQLGKLQRFGLTQRLVALLLPILVAALAPGLLGWAGPEVMIGQAVVLLALSAFMLWRFQCIVAAPLADAEQLMTEIAGCDLAQPQSPVEGNSPVERLLERLQRIHLNLRAVVGDARQEIRAFGSISSGIAQGAQDLSERTESQASSLEETAASMEELSSTVRQSAETTQQVQKESERSAELARSGGEAVAQVGTVVQAIAQSSGKMGQIISTIEGIAFQTNILALNAAVEAARAGEQGRGFAVVASEVRALAQRSATAAGEIRGLIGESSAHIERGAGQMQSAGKTIAKVVQSVAYVNTLMGQISIATREQAQGIAQVNEAVIELDRVTQQNAALVEESAASARAMSDNAGVLGRTLDVFKV
- a CDS encoding DNA polymerase IV, with protein sequence MDAFFASVELLRYPQLKGLPVVIGGGRRAVDELLLQSPDGAGLREPHFIPVADFPRLKDYVGRGVITTATYAARQFGVGSAMGMMKAARLCPQAIVLPVDFDEIRKYSRLFKSTITEIAPVMQDRGVDEVYIDFTDVPGGQREGGRVLARLIQKGIFERTGLTCSIGVAPNRLLAKMASEFNKPNGISIVYETDLQTLIWPLNVRKVNGIGPKAGAKLAALGVQTIGDLAAQNPQWLIAQFGKSTGAWLHRAAWGQDDSPVVTESEPVSMSRETTFERDLHAVRDRAELGRIFTDLCQRVAADLQRKGYAGKTIGIKLRYDDFRSVTRDQTIAEPTQDAVTIRRTAGLCLKRVPLERRLRLLGVRVGGLVRLDEEVATNPAEVSTSPGPRTADLF
- a CDS encoding plastocyanin — translated: MVASVTAGNVQVQVLDKEGRPVPDAVVVVYPSTPAAPVASNATIGQQRMRFVPLVTVVAPGSRVRFTNLDRWDHHIRGTAAVNNVPGAPLGTNFEMRLAGATADATGGEADVVVQEPGAVLLGCHLHGSMRGHLFVTDSAYTLKTDADGIARFDQIPEGAAQLRVWHPEQLVDLPRRALQIGAAPVLESVPLSVVPRRRRS